The following proteins come from a genomic window of Paenibacillus sp. CAA11:
- a CDS encoding phage scaffolding protein: MKIENTRYRYPLDLQLFAEGDPEPDPAPTPEPEKTFTQAELDQIIADRIARERKKVEKFADYDDIKAKLTDLEKAEEARKKAELTETERLQAELEEARKKAQEAEEAKNGALTAANQRLINAEFRALAREHKIPADRVAAALKLADLSGATVGDDGNPQGVEDAIKALVEANPYLVETAPDKPKPIGGPSGGTATSADKTKEQLLAEAANKARKSGRIEDQAAYAKLKRELGL, translated from the coding sequence ATGAAAATCGAAAATACTCGCTATAGATATCCGTTAGATTTGCAATTGTTCGCGGAGGGCGATCCGGAACCAGATCCGGCACCGACGCCAGAACCGGAAAAGACGTTTACCCAGGCGGAACTCGACCAGATTATCGCGGATCGAATCGCAAGGGAGCGCAAGAAGGTCGAAAAGTTTGCGGATTACGACGATATCAAGGCGAAGCTCACCGATTTAGAGAAGGCGGAGGAAGCCCGCAAGAAGGCGGAACTTACCGAAACCGAGCGTCTGCAGGCCGAGCTTGAGGAGGCGCGTAAGAAAGCGCAAGAGGCCGAAGAGGCTAAGAACGGCGCGCTTACAGCGGCAAATCAACGATTGATTAACGCAGAGTTTAGAGCGTTGGCCCGCGAACATAAGATTCCGGCTGACCGCGTTGCGGCTGCGTTAAAATTGGCGGACTTGAGCGGTGCGACCGTCGGTGATGACGGCAACCCCCAAGGCGTAGAGGACGCGATTAAGGCGCTCGTCGAGGCGAATCCGTACCTCGTGGAAACTGCGCCGGACAAGCCGAAGCCGATCGGCGGGCCTAGCGGTGGTACTGCAACTTCGGCGGACAAAACAAAGGAACAGTTGCTCGCGGAAGCTGCCAACAAGGCGCGTAAGAGCGGGCGAATCGAGGATCAAGCAGCATACGCGAAATTAAAGCGAGAACTTGGATTATAA
- a CDS encoding phage minor capsid protein codes for MVDPTYDHEIDRLVSAYKDAVAAILAELQRLDLSAMSRAQAQATLKSVAEILAGLNEESAAWVEANIPKAARDGVTQAIIGLGVAETVEEAEKIVKFNRINKELVASAIADTQADLLAVTQNVERKVRAAVRQATADSFRANLAKGVNGRRTISRDILDQMRRTLGNAVNTGIIDSAGRRWLPQNYVEMVTRTKLMSAHRDATINEALSRDVLYGQISRHGAKDACRNWEGRIVKLVPDAPGDYPYIGDLNQREIFHRQTGGFAG; via the coding sequence ATGGTCGATCCAACATATGACCACGAGATCGACCGATTAGTATCCGCATATAAAGACGCGGTGGCCGCAATCTTGGCGGAGCTGCAACGCTTAGACTTGTCCGCAATGAGTCGAGCACAAGCACAGGCCACGCTTAAGTCTGTCGCGGAAATACTCGCCGGGCTTAATGAGGAATCGGCCGCATGGGTTGAAGCGAACATCCCGAAGGCTGCCCGCGACGGAGTAACGCAGGCAATTATTGGACTCGGCGTGGCTGAAACGGTTGAGGAAGCGGAGAAAATCGTCAAGTTTAACCGCATCAACAAGGAGTTAGTCGCGTCGGCCATAGCGGATACGCAGGCGGATCTCTTGGCGGTAACGCAGAACGTCGAACGTAAGGTCCGCGCAGCCGTTCGCCAGGCTACGGCCGATTCATTTCGTGCCAATCTCGCGAAGGGTGTTAACGGCCGACGGACGATAAGCCGCGACATCCTCGATCAGATGCGCCGAACGCTAGGCAACGCAGTCAATACCGGAATTATTGATAGCGCGGGTCGGCGCTGGTTGCCTCAAAATTATGTAGAAATGGTCACCAGAACCAAATTAATGTCAGCTCATCGGGATGCAACAATAAACGAAGCACTGTCTCGGGATGTGCTTTACGGGCAAATATCAAGGCATGGCGCAAAGGATGCGTGCCGTAACTGGGAAGGCCGCATCGTTAAGTTAGTACCAGATGCCCCAGGAGATTACCCTTACATCGGAGATTTAAACCAACGCGAAATATTCCATCGACAAACGGGTGGCTTTGCGGGGTGA
- a CDS encoding phage portal protein, with product MAKLFKTGAQYPPAEDVPRLAKYKRGRVIFDGRHAEIYERATSLLKDTPHAAQLKTLFIAVNLMDILLTKPADLLTGEPPTFEAGTGPGTREQERLDSIVEENDITQMMHELVIGGGYRGDSWIKTYYAPRADVSETEALGLTAPESNPEPIIEAVPANIVFPELSVGSRKKFKAVNIAWVEWVEEPTGILQRWILGRYVNATPYLVVERHVPGYILYERYKLESPTVNTKWDVPISVYTIGEKVPTGREEDVVATGTARILAHHIPYKSVDDRWEGISGIEKLESVLSAINERLAQIDYILWKHSDPWMYGPEDLDDGGDKVRGGGRYIPLSKDDPTPGYLTWDSQLDGAFKELDILLGLVYQMSETPQWLFGTTLANDKGGTGTSHTDSGAIKARFMPILAKVNRIRAHVDRAFRDAIWTAMQLENYANKDVEGFEPYEPIYPVINWRDGIPQDPKEAAEVAQIRTGGKPTQSVADAIKELDGVSDAQAQEIVKRIDDDEQRVSGTVDGSIFNAEVDE from the coding sequence TTGGCGAAGTTATTTAAGACCGGGGCTCAGTATCCTCCGGCCGAAGATGTGCCGCGATTAGCCAAGTACAAGCGGGGCCGCGTTATTTTCGACGGCCGCCATGCGGAAATATACGAGCGGGCGACATCGCTACTTAAAGATACGCCGCACGCTGCACAGCTCAAAACGTTATTTATCGCGGTCAACCTCATGGATATTTTGCTCACGAAGCCGGCCGACTTGCTGACGGGCGAGCCTCCGACATTTGAGGCGGGGACGGGTCCGGGTACGCGCGAGCAAGAACGTCTCGACTCGATCGTAGAGGAAAACGACATCACGCAGATGATGCACGAACTTGTTATCGGTGGCGGCTATCGCGGCGACTCGTGGATCAAAACGTATTATGCACCGCGAGCGGACGTTAGCGAGACGGAGGCGCTCGGATTGACGGCACCTGAATCAAATCCGGAACCTATCATCGAGGCTGTTCCGGCTAACATCGTATTCCCGGAATTGTCCGTCGGATCGCGGAAGAAATTTAAAGCCGTGAATATTGCGTGGGTCGAGTGGGTTGAAGAACCGACCGGAATCCTGCAGCGTTGGATACTCGGCCGATACGTAAACGCGACGCCGTATCTCGTAGTCGAACGGCATGTGCCCGGATACATCCTCTATGAGCGCTATAAACTCGAATCCCCAACGGTGAATACGAAATGGGACGTACCCATTTCCGTTTACACCATCGGCGAGAAAGTGCCGACCGGGCGCGAGGAAGACGTTGTCGCAACGGGAACTGCTCGAATTCTTGCGCACCATATCCCGTACAAATCGGTAGACGACCGCTGGGAAGGCATTAGCGGGATCGAGAAGCTTGAGAGCGTACTTAGTGCGATTAACGAACGTCTGGCTCAGATCGATTATATCCTTTGGAAACACAGTGACCCGTGGATGTATGGGCCGGAGGACCTTGACGACGGTGGGGATAAGGTTCGCGGGGGTGGCCGCTACATCCCGTTAAGTAAGGATGACCCAACGCCGGGCTATCTTACGTGGGACTCGCAACTTGACGGGGCCTTTAAGGAGCTCGATATCCTTCTCGGACTCGTTTACCAGATGAGTGAGACGCCGCAATGGTTGTTCGGGACAACGCTTGCCAACGATAAAGGCGGCACAGGCACATCACACACGGATTCCGGCGCAATCAAAGCGCGGTTTATGCCGATCCTGGCGAAGGTTAACCGGATACGAGCACACGTAGATAGGGCGTTTCGCGACGCAATATGGACGGCGATGCAGCTCGAAAACTATGCGAACAAAGACGTAGAAGGCTTCGAGCCTTACGAACCCATTTATCCCGTAATCAACTGGCGCGATGGCATTCCGCAGGACCCTAAAGAAGCCGCAGAAGTGGCGCAGATTCGTACCGGAGGCAAACCGACCCAATCCGTAGCCGATGCGATCAAGGAACTCGACGGGGTTAGCGACGCTCAGGCGCAGGAAATAGTTAAGCGAATCGACGACGATGAGCAACGCGTTAGTGGCACCGTAGACGGCTCGATATTTAACGCTGAGGTTGACGAGTGA
- the terL gene encoding phage terminase large subunit, which produces MTYEEAPEFHREIAEIIDDISNVHTNDKVAVAAPRSHAKSTYLSKAAPLREICYRKRRYAILISETPTVSSSNLDWIALQLKSNAKLRADFGPLLSPKQQENPRDNSSEFIAWEPRDDGTKRLLAKVDAASTGQALRGRNWNQKRPDLIVCDDLEDARPGGNAATPEQRAKLKDWFSQTVVPLGDPKGKRTAFIYMGTTVHHEALLVDVLYNRSDFKSRVYRAVIEWPERMDLWEACRLVYKDPDRPKEDRVAEARRLYELNREEMDRGAVVLWPEAQSIWVLMRKKWDDGSKAFNTEYMNNPVDEESMIFNPETFTYWDSASAKLHDLLTQYPLPTNVFDVYMGVDFAMGKTRGDYSAIVVIARHKETGTKYVIDAFGERIKPDAFLRVIVEKALRYQPSAIAAEAQAAQEFFVMQLKDALRAAGYPAHTRVKEIHQRARKELRIEALAPDIESGAIQFSRKHALLLEQFEMYPTGSHDDLPDALEMAVSIAKKNKKKIRNKPAWAY; this is translated from the coding sequence GTGACGTATGAGGAAGCGCCTGAATTTCACCGTGAGATTGCCGAGATAATAGACGATATATCTAACGTTCACACTAACGATAAGGTCGCGGTGGCGGCGCCCCGTTCTCACGCGAAATCAACGTACTTATCAAAAGCCGCCCCTTTGCGCGAGATATGTTACCGCAAACGGAGGTATGCGATTCTCATTTCGGAGACACCTACGGTATCGAGCTCAAACCTGGATTGGATCGCGCTCCAACTAAAGAGTAACGCAAAATTGCGGGCGGATTTTGGTCCATTACTAAGCCCAAAGCAACAAGAGAACCCACGCGATAACAGTTCGGAGTTTATCGCTTGGGAACCGCGAGATGATGGAACTAAACGGCTGCTCGCGAAGGTCGACGCAGCGTCTACCGGACAAGCACTTCGGGGGCGTAACTGGAATCAGAAACGGCCAGACTTGATTGTATGTGACGATTTGGAAGACGCACGACCAGGCGGTAATGCAGCGACTCCAGAACAACGAGCAAAGCTAAAGGACTGGTTTTCGCAAACTGTCGTGCCCCTGGGCGACCCAAAAGGGAAACGTACGGCGTTTATCTACATGGGAACAACGGTCCATCACGAAGCGCTGCTCGTTGACGTGTTGTACAACCGGTCAGATTTTAAGTCGCGAGTCTATCGCGCAGTTATTGAATGGCCTGAGCGTATGGATCTATGGGAAGCGTGCCGGCTCGTATACAAAGACCCGGATCGCCCGAAAGAGGATCGAGTCGCTGAGGCGCGTCGGCTTTACGAATTGAATCGTGAGGAGATGGATCGGGGAGCTGTCGTATTATGGCCCGAGGCGCAGTCGATTTGGGTGTTGATGCGCAAAAAATGGGATGACGGATCGAAAGCGTTCAACACCGAGTATATGAACAATCCGGTCGACGAGGAGTCGATGATCTTCAATCCGGAGACTTTCACGTATTGGGACAGCGCCAGCGCCAAGCTTCACGACCTCCTAACGCAGTATCCGCTCCCGACCAACGTTTTTGACGTCTACATGGGCGTTGACTTCGCGATGGGTAAGACACGCGGTGACTATTCGGCAATCGTGGTCATCGCACGCCATAAAGAAACCGGAACTAAATACGTGATTGACGCGTTCGGCGAACGAATTAAGCCGGACGCTTTTTTGCGTGTGATCGTTGAAAAAGCCCTGCGCTATCAGCCGAGTGCTATCGCAGCCGAGGCGCAGGCAGCGCAAGAGTTTTTCGTAATGCAGCTTAAGGATGCGCTCCGGGCTGCGGGCTATCCGGCGCACACGCGGGTTAAAGAGATCCACCAACGGGCACGTAAAGAGCTACGGATCGAGGCGCTGGCCCCAGATATCGAAAGCGGTGCAATCCAGTTTTCACGGAAACATGCGCTGCTGCTTGAGCAGTTCGAAATGTACCCAACCGGGTCCCACGATGACTTGCCGGACGCTCTCGAAATGGCCGTTAGTATCGCGAAAAAGAACAAGAAGAAGATCCGAAATAAGCCCGCATGGGCGTATTAA
- a CDS encoding phBC6A51 family helix-turn-helix protein, with product MAKTLTSGQLIAIEWLAKPRKGGKTYEEIAEICGVTARTLENWRKDATFDAEFKRAIVRENSAKLPELVDSLSTIAMRDGNAAMAKLALQVSGMLTDRIEVDTKDSEGTDVEALKQRISAMRQTKGEASEGNE from the coding sequence ATGGCGAAGACATTAACGTCAGGGCAATTGATTGCGATCGAATGGCTTGCTAAGCCGCGTAAAGGCGGAAAGACATACGAGGAGATTGCGGAGATATGCGGTGTTACTGCACGCACGCTTGAGAACTGGCGTAAGGATGCGACATTCGATGCGGAGTTTAAGCGTGCTATTGTACGTGAGAACAGCGCTAAGTTACCGGAATTAGTCGATTCGTTATCTACGATTGCGATGCGTGATGGTAACGCGGCTATGGCGAAGCTTGCGCTACAGGTTAGCGGTATGCTGACGGATAGAATCGAAGTAGATACGAAGGATAGCGAGGGAACGGATGTCGAAGCGCTGAAACAACGGATTAGCGCAATGAGACAGACAAAAGGTGAAGCGTCCGAAGGGAACGAATAA
- a CDS encoding BC1881 family protein: MIDLSTVSTADLQAEISRREGVKSYALSTEDSAEINVKCNGGGLRTNTFVNFSGPAVITINID, encoded by the coding sequence ATGATCGATTTATCAACGGTAAGTACAGCGGATTTACAAGCAGAGATATCCCGTAGAGAGGGCGTAAAATCCTACGCTCTAAGTACGGAGGATAGCGCGGAGATTAACGTTAAATGTAATGGCGGAGGGTTGCGTACAAATACATTTGTTAACTTCTCGGGACCTGCGGTTATTACGATAAACATCGATTAG